Part of the Struthio camelus isolate bStrCam1 chromosome 30, bStrCam1.hap1, whole genome shotgun sequence genome, ccccccaaacccacagtgggggggggctgctcttTCACCTTCCATTTCCGCCGGGCGTTGAACTTGCGGAAGTTTTTCATGTTGATGGAGGAGCGGCTGCGGTTGGCCGCTTGCTTCCGGCtcaggggctggcagggagcgAAGACAGCCGGCAtcgtcccccccgccgccacccgcggcccctcgccggtccccccccccgcccccccccaagcccaaatcgcgcccgccgcagccctaCCTTGATCCAGGGGTGGCCGAGGCACTGGGATGCCGTCAGGCGCTGCCTGCAAGCGGAGCTTtagggcagccggggagggggacggagGGGACACCAGGTCCCCGGCCATgcgaggagatggaggagggggggggggaactcacGCCGGTTCCCGGACCAGGAGCAGCCGGATGAAATCCTTAGCCGGCTCGGAGGTGTCGCCGAAATAGCGCTCCTCGAAGTCGTAGGCGCCGGCCACCACGTTGCAGAGGGTCTCGGCGTCCGTCTCGCCCTGGAAGGGCGACAGCCCGCTGAGGCTGCGGGGGGGGAGACggcggaggagctgctgagcGCGGGGGGTGGCACTCGtgtgtccgtcccccccccccaccaaaaccgCTCCTCGGCCACCCGCCagcgccgtgcctcagtttccccgcagCCCGGAGCCGCGGGAGCATCGCCCCCCCCTCCTTACTCACAGGATGTAGGTGATGACGCCGATGCTCCTGGAAGACAGAGACGGGGAGCAGGAGTGAGGTCGGGAGCCGCATCCTGCTCCCGCTGCCctgcacatccccccccccccaaaaaaaaaaccccgccaCCCCGGGGTGGAGGGTCTCCAGCCCGCGTCTCACCACATGTCGGTGGCGGTGCTCAGCGGCTCGTAGTTGATCACTTCGGGAGCTGGGGACAAAGGcggaggagcggggaggggggtgtcagaggtggggagcgccggggaggggggggccgggcggcagccgtACCGATGTACTGCGGGGTGCCGCAGAGGCTCTTGAAGGCCACGCCGTCCTCCAGCTTCTGGGCCAGGCCGAAGTCGACGATCTTGATTCGGGGCTCGGGGACGTCCTTCTCCAGCAGCATGATGTTCTCGGGCTGCGCGATGGTCGGCGGAGCgtgacggggttggggggggggggacatcggGTTGCCCCAGCCGCCGTTccctccaccctcctcctcctcccacgccCAAAGCGGCCGGGAAGCGGGGCAGGATGCGGACCGTCCCGCCTCGGCCGCCTCGGGGGCACCTTGAGGTCCAAGTGGGCGATGCGGCGAGCGTGCAGGTACTCGACGGCGCGCAGGATCTGCGCCAGGAACTCGACGGCCTCCTCCTCCGACAGCATCTCCTTCTCGGCGATGAAGTCGAAGAGCTCCCCGCCGCCGATGCTgcgcgggacgggacggggtaGGGGGGCGCGTgagcccccatccccggctcaGAGCCCGGCGCTggacacagccccccccccccccgccgccaacccCGGTCCCCCACTCACAGCTCCAGGATCAGCACCGTCTCGGCCTTGCTGGCGAAGAGGTCGTGGAGCCGCATGATGTTGGGGTGGTCgagctgctggaggatggagacctCGCGCTCCACCTGCGCCCGGTCCAGGCCCAGGCGGCTGCCGCGGCGCTTGCGCATCTTCACGAACTTGGCGGCGTAGAAGGTGCCCGTGCTCCGCTGCCGGCACCGCTTCACCACGCCGAAGTGCCCGCTGCGGCGAGACGGCCGGCCTGGGGCTCGTCGCAAGGACACGTGGCCACGGGCGCCCACCTACCCTTCACCATCTCAGGGGGCTTCCGGGTGTCCCGGCGCCCGCTTCGCCCGTTCAGTCCCTCCCC contains:
- the LOC138062898 gene encoding death-associated protein kinase 2-like isoform X1 is translated as MAEDAGAGGAPDAGQDAAREETPAPAAVVTFRPDNVEDLYELLEKLGSGHFGVVKRCRQRSTGTFYAAKFVKMRKRRGSRLGLDRAQVEREVSILQQLDHPNIMRLHDLFASKAETVLILELIGGGELFDFIAEKEMLSEEEAVEFLAQILRAVEYLHARRIAHLDLKPENIMLLEKDVPEPRIKIVDFGLAQKLEDGVAFKSLCGTPQYIAPEVINYEPLSTATDMWSIGVITYILLSGLSPFQGETDAETLCNVVAGAYDFEERYFGDTSEPAKDFIRLLLVREPAQRLTASQCLGHPWIKPLSRKQAANRSRSSINMKNFRKFNARRKWKLCYNMVSACNRLCRMRLLCRRRKEDEDLRCCESDQEDDGSHPARLLRQRRSSCS
- the LOC138062898 gene encoding death-associated protein kinase 2-like isoform X2 — translated: MAEDAGAGGAPDAGQDAAREETPAPAAVVTFRPDNVEDLYELLEKLGSGHFGVVKRCRQRSTGTFYAAKFVKMRKRRGSRLGLDRAQVEREVSILQQLDHPNIMRLHDLFASKAETVLILELIGGGELFDFIAEKEMLSEEEAVEFLAQILRAVEYLHARRIAHLDLKPENIMLLEKDVPEPRIKIVDFGLAQKLEDGVAFKSLCGTPQYIAPEVINYEPLSTATDMWSIGVITYILLSGLSPFQGETDAETLCNVVAGAYDFEERYFGDTSEPAKDFIRLLLVREPAQRLTASQCLGHPWIKLCYNMVSACNRLCRMRLLCRRRKEDEDLRCCESDQEDDGSHPARLLRQRRSSCS